From Sphingomonas bisphenolicum, one genomic window encodes:
- a CDS encoding 1-deoxy-D-xylulose-5-phosphate synthase, with amino-acid sequence MSAPKTRIMYIEDNSGSLNGSARIGRVTLSKSGQSLHYDGHTFQRLGGRGVKANYFDVETGSHFWISGPRKDGRDRLYENSAKPVAIDPDVMDEYWRDIRGAQLPLV; translated from the coding sequence ATGAGCGCTCCGAAAACCCGCATCATGTATATCGAGGATAATAGCGGCAGCCTGAATGGATCGGCGCGGATAGGTCGCGTCACACTGTCGAAGTCCGGGCAATCGCTGCATTATGATGGACACACCTTCCAGCGGCTGGGCGGACGTGGCGTCAAAGCCAATTATTTCGACGTCGAGACCGGAAGCCATTTCTGGATATCCGGTCCCAGGAAAGACGGTCGCGACCGCCTTTACGAGAACAGCGCAAAGCCTGTCGCCATCGACCCTGATGTCATGGATGAATATTGGCGTGATATCAGGGGTGCGCAGCTTCCGCTTGTCTGA
- the hisG gene encoding ATP phosphoribosyltransferase, which produces MTRPLTFAIPKGRILDEALPLLAKAGIEPEAEFHDKKSRALRFATNRPDVSIIRVRAFDVATFVAHGAAQIGIVGSDVVEEFNYSELYAPVDLDIGHCRLSVAEPVDAADEDQAAMSHVRVATKYPHLTRRYYEARGLQAECVKLNGAMELAPSLGLSRRIVDLVSSGATLKANGLVETDIIMQISARLIVNRAAYKMRSAELSPLVEAFRAAVGVKDAA; this is translated from the coding sequence ATGACTCGCCCGCTCACCTTCGCCATCCCCAAGGGCCGCATCCTCGATGAAGCGCTGCCCCTGCTCGCCAAAGCCGGTATCGAACCGGAGGCGGAGTTTCACGACAAGAAGAGCCGCGCGCTGCGCTTCGCCACCAACCGGCCCGACGTGTCGATCATCCGCGTGCGCGCGTTCGACGTCGCCACCTTCGTCGCCCATGGTGCCGCGCAGATCGGCATCGTCGGTTCCGACGTGGTGGAGGAGTTCAACTATTCCGAACTCTACGCGCCGGTCGACCTCGACATCGGCCATTGCCGCCTGTCGGTGGCCGAACCGGTCGACGCCGCCGACGAGGATCAGGCCGCGATGAGCCATGTCCGCGTCGCCACAAAATATCCGCACCTCACCCGCCGCTATTATGAAGCGCGCGGCCTCCAGGCCGAATGCGTGAAATTGAATGGCGCAATGGAACTCGCCCCTTCGCTTGGCCTGTCGCGCCGCATCGTCGATCTCGTCTCGTCGGGCGCGACGCTGAAAGCCAATGGCTTGGTCGAAACCGACATCATCATGCAGATCAGCGCCCGCCTGATCGTCAACCGCGCCGCCTACAAGATGCGCTCGGCGGAACTCTCGCCGCTGGTCGAGGCGTTTCGCGCCGCCGTGGGGGTGAAAGATGCCGCTTAG